A genomic window from Flintibacter sp. KGMB00164 includes:
- a CDS encoding M56 family metallopeptidase: MTDFLFYLGALSLGGGLVGLILMATGLLTRSRYAARWRCWGWLLLCLRLAIPLPFSFPNVQVRAPIQLHSPSLERPSELPFTAGRPFQDAVPSPVSPIGSSNEENTSSSTSSSQSTPEPQPETKPTIYVSQIVTAVWLLVAAGILIWNLIAHLRLRRFLKRWADPVRDATILPLYNAMGDQLELDRRPRLMTCPGLAAPMLAGLLHPVLLLPEQPLAPKELEYALLHELTHYRRRDIWLKALALWVRAVHWFNPLVWLMARAIEQDTELSCDEAVLRRLPPEEHAAYGKTILSAVERLKARS, encoded by the coding sequence ATGACAGATTTTCTATTTTATTTAGGTGCTCTGTCCCTGGGCGGCGGTCTGGTTGGGCTGATCCTGATGGCTACCGGACTGCTCACCCGCTCCCGGTACGCCGCCCGGTGGCGCTGCTGGGGCTGGCTGCTGCTCTGCCTGCGTTTAGCCATTCCCTTGCCCTTCTCTTTCCCAAATGTCCAGGTCCGCGCCCCCATTCAGCTTCACTCCCCCAGTTTGGAACGCCCCTCAGAGCTGCCTTTTACCGCCGGACGTCCCTTTCAAGATGCGGTGCCATCTCCGGTCTCACCCATCGGTTCTTCCAATGAAGAGAATACCTCTTCCTCTACATCTTCTTCTCAGAGTACCCCTGAACCCCAGCCAGAAACAAAGCCTACGATCTATGTTTCTCAAATCGTCACTGCGGTCTGGCTTTTGGTCGCAGCAGGAATCCTCATCTGGAATCTCATCGCTCACCTTCGACTGCGGCGTTTCCTGAAGCGCTGGGCCGACCCAGTAAGGGATGCTACGATTCTCCCGCTCTATAATGCCATGGGCGACCAATTGGAGCTGGACCGCCGTCCCCGGCTGATGACCTGTCCTGGGTTGGCCGCTCCCATGCTGGCTGGGCTGCTCCATCCTGTGCTTCTGCTGCCGGAGCAGCCCCTTGCCCCGAAAGAACTGGAATACGCTCTGCTCCACGAACTGACCCACTACCGCCGCCGGGATATCTGGCTCAAAGCGCTGGCTTTGTGGGTGCGGGCCGTGCACTGGTTCAATCCTCTGGTATGGCTCATGGCCCGGGCCATTGAACAAGATACTGAGCTATCCTGCGATGAGGCGGTTCTGCGGCGTCTGCCACCAGAGGAACATGCCGCCTATGGCAAGACCATCTTGTCTGCGGTGGAGCGGCTGAAGGCCCGCTCCTGA
- a CDS encoding 3-hydroxyacyl-CoA dehydrogenase NAD-binding domain-containing protein, translated as MKVAIFGAGTMGRGIAQVFAANGHTALMYASSIASAQRHKEQLDASLQKRVAKGKMSQGTKDALMANVLVEEESAAADADLVIECIAEEMGPKKELFHRLDELCKPETVFASNTSSLSITEMGNGLKHPLIGMHFFNPVPSMKLIEVIRGVNTPQETFDFVYKLAQDIGKEPVEVAEGPGFVVNKLLIPMINDAIGLVESGTASVEDIDKAMRLGANHPMGPLALGDFIGLDICLAIMNTLYDETGDSKYRPALLLKKMVRGGLLGVKSGKGFYDYSK; from the coding sequence ATGAAGGTTGCAATTTTCGGCGCCGGCACCATGGGTCGTGGTATTGCCCAGGTCTTTGCCGCAAACGGGCATACTGCCCTGATGTACGCCAGCAGCATCGCCTCCGCCCAGCGCCATAAGGAACAGCTGGACGCTTCTCTGCAAAAGCGGGTCGCCAAGGGCAAAATGTCTCAGGGCACCAAGGACGCTCTCATGGCCAATGTGCTGGTCGAGGAAGAGTCCGCCGCTGCTGATGCTGATCTGGTGATCGAGTGCATCGCCGAGGAGATGGGTCCCAAGAAGGAGCTGTTCCATCGCCTGGACGAGCTGTGCAAGCCGGAGACCGTGTTTGCTTCCAACACCTCCTCTTTGTCTATCACTGAGATGGGCAATGGTCTGAAGCACCCCCTCATCGGTATGCACTTCTTCAACCCCGTGCCCAGCATGAAGCTCATCGAGGTCATCCGCGGCGTGAACACTCCCCAGGAGACCTTCGACTTCGTGTACAAGCTGGCTCAGGATATCGGCAAGGAGCCCGTTGAGGTGGCAGAAGGCCCCGGCTTCGTGGTCAACAAGCTGCTGATCCCCATGATCAACGACGCCATCGGCCTGGTTGAGTCCGGCACCGCCTCCGTCGAGGATATCGACAAGGCTATGCGCCTGGGCGCCAACCACCCCATGGGTCCTCTGGCCCTGGGCGACTTCATCGGCCTGGATATCTGCCTGGCCATTATGAACACCCTGTACGATGAGACAGGCGATTCTAAGTATCGTCCTGCCCTGCTGCTGAAGAAGATGGTCCGCGGTGGTCTGCTGGGCGTCAAATCCGGCAAGGGCTTCTACGATTATTCCAAGTAA
- a CDS encoding HD domain-containing protein: MEVTFDMIRSSPEIRTYITQADASLTALGFTEHSFAHVGKCAHVAAQILTELGYTPREVELAQIAAYMHDIGNVVNRHDHAISGATMAFRILDNMGMDPSDVAAVITAIGHHDDSTAFPVNAIAAALILADKTDVRRSRVRNKDMSTFDIHDRVNYSVERSEVLLDVESKTITLSLSINTEMCAVMDYFEIFLQRMLLCRRAAEQLGLSFRLEINGQLLL, encoded by the coding sequence ATGGAAGTAACCTTTGATATGATCCGCTCCTCTCCGGAGATCCGGACTTACATCACACAGGCCGACGCTTCTCTCACAGCTCTGGGCTTTACGGAGCACTCCTTTGCCCATGTAGGCAAGTGCGCTCATGTGGCCGCTCAGATCCTGACCGAATTGGGGTATACTCCCCGCGAGGTAGAGCTGGCTCAGATCGCCGCCTACATGCACGACATCGGCAACGTGGTCAACCGCCACGACCACGCCATCAGCGGTGCTACCATGGCCTTCCGCATTCTGGACAACATGGGCATGGACCCTTCCGATGTGGCAGCTGTCATCACCGCCATCGGCCATCACGATGACTCTACCGCATTTCCGGTCAATGCCATTGCCGCTGCCCTGATTCTGGCAGACAAGACCGATGTGCGCCGCAGCCGCGTGCGCAACAAAGACATGTCCACCTTTGATATTCACGACCGGGTCAACTACTCAGTAGAGCGCTCGGAAGTTTTGCTGGATGTGGAGTCCAAAACCATCACCCTCTCCCTGTCCATTAACACAGAGATGTGCGCGGTCATGGACTATTTTGAGATCTTCCTGCAGCGGATGCTGCTGTGCCGCCGTGCTGCGGAACAGTTGGGTCTGAGTTTCCGTCTGGAGATCAACGGCCAGCTTCTGCTTTAA
- a CDS encoding BlaI/MecI/CopY family transcriptional regulator: MKRLPDTELEVMKALWKLGADTPRAALDQALEDFGWASNTVNTYLARLAEKGFVSVRREGKSNRYTPLVSQEDYLAFDSRSVLSRLYGSSPRNFVAALARTGLKRQDLDELRSLLDQLEEDAKA; encoded by the coding sequence ATGAAACGTCTGCCCGACACCGAACTGGAAGTCATGAAAGCCCTGTGGAAGCTGGGCGCCGATACCCCTCGTGCCGCTTTGGACCAGGCGCTGGAGGACTTTGGCTGGGCCAGCAACACGGTAAACACCTATCTGGCCCGATTGGCTGAAAAAGGCTTTGTCTCGGTGCGTCGGGAAGGAAAAAGCAACCGCTACACTCCTTTAGTTTCTCAGGAGGATTATTTGGCCTTTGACAGCCGCAGCGTGCTCTCCCGCCTGTACGGCAGCTCTCCCCGAAATTTTGTGGCGGCTCTGGCCCGAACCGGGCTGAAGCGCCAGGACCTGGATGAGCTGCGCTCCCTGCTGGACCAGTTGGAGGAGGACGCCAAGGCATGA